GGCAGGTCGCTGACCGTACATATTGAAAATCACCGTGAAGGTCGCGAGTTTGACGCCACGCTGCACCTGCGCAGCCAGCCGCTTACCCGCCCTAACCTGCGCCATTTTCTCTGGCGATTTCCGCTGATGACCGTTCGCACCGCGCTGGCCATTTACTGGCAGGCGTGGAAATTATGGCGCAAGGGTGCGCCGGTCTATGACCATCACAAGCCGGAGAAATAAAACATGCCTGGCACCGACGTAAGCCTGACGCGCCGCACAAAAGGCGGCAAACGTTTTTCCGCCTCGCGACGGATCCTGTTTTCACTGCTGCAGCATATTGAAGGTGCGGGCCTGCTGCTGCACGACCCGCTGCTCGGCAGGCAGTTCTTTGGCGACCCACAGGCGGCGCTGCAGGCGGAAGTGGTGGTAAGCCGCTCCAGAGTCTATCGCCGGGTGCTGCTTGGCGGCAGCATTGCGGCGGCTGAAAGCTGGATGGATGGCGACTGGCACACGCCGGATCTCACCGCGGTGATCCAGACGCTGGCGCAGAACATGGCGGTCACCGACCGGATGGAGTCCCGCTTCAGCTGGCTGAGCACGCCGCTGAACCAGCTGCTGCACGCCCTGCGGCGCAACAGCGTGCGCCAGGCGCAGCGCAATATCGCCGCCCACTACGATCTCGGCAACGATTTCTACCGCGCCTTTCTCGATGATGCCATGCTCTACTCCAGCGGCTGGTACCCGCAGCCGGAGATGACGCTGGAGCAGGCACAGCAGGCGAAAATGCGCCGGCTGTGCGACCAGCTGGCGCTCGGCCCGCAGGATCACCTGCTGGAGATCGGCAGCGGCTGGGGGGCGATGGCGGAGTTTGCCGCCCGCGAATATGGCTGCCGGGTGACCACCACCACCATCTCGCGCGAACAGTATGCCTGGTGCTGCCAGCGTATTGCCGCCGCCGGACTCAGCGACCGGGTCACCGTGCTGTGCGAAGATTACCGCCACCTCAGCGGACAGTTCGACAAAATCGTCTCGATCGAGATGATTGAAGCGGTGGGCAAAGCCTATATCCCGCTGTTTATACGCCGCTGCCAGCAGCTGCTGAAGCCCGGTGGCCGGCTGGCGCTGCAGGCGATCACCATCAGCGAAGAGCGGCTGACCAGCTACAGCCGCGGGGTGGACTTTATCCAGCGCTATATTTTCCCCGGCGGCTTTCTGCCGGCCATCAGCCTGCTGCAAAAAACGGTTAACGAGGTCAGTGACTTTGTGCTCACCGACCGGCTGGAGATCGGCGCTGACTATGCGCGCACCCTGCAGCAGTGGCGGCAGCGTTTCGACAGCGCCTGGCCGCAGCTGGCGCAGGGGCAGTTTGATGAACGCTTCCGCCGCATGTGGCTGTTCTATCTCTGCTACTGCGAAGCCGGTTTTCACGCGCGCACCATCGGCACCGTGCAACTGACCCTGCAGCGGCCATGAGCGGCCGCCGCTTTGCGGGCCTGACCCTGGCGTTCAACCTGTTCTGGACGCTGGCGGTGAGCCTGCGCGATGCGGCGACTATCCCCCTGCTGCTGCTGGCGCTGCTGGCCTGGCTGTGCAGCCCGCCGGCGCGCAGGTTACCGCTGCTGCTGCTGGCCGCCCTTGGGGTGGCGATAGACGGACTGTGGCTGCGGTGCGGGCTGTTCAGCTTTAACAGCAGCGCCACGTTCCCCGGCTGGATGCTGGCGCTCTGGCTGGCCTTTGCCTGCTGGTGGCCGCTGTTTCTGCAGCGCTACCGGCTGACATGGCCGTGGCTGATGGGGCTCGGCGCGCTGAGCGGCCCGTTCTCTTACTACATTGGCGAGCGTCTTGGCGCCATGCAGCTGCACCAGCAGGGCTGGCAGGTGTTTACTCTGCTTGCCATCGGCTGGGCGCTGCTGCTGCCCGCCAGCCGAAAGCTGATACCGGGTACCTGAAGGCTGAAGCCCGAAGCCCGAAGCCCGAAGCCGGAAGCCTGAAGCCCGAAGCCCGAAGCCTGGAGCCTGGAGCCTGAAGCCCAAAGCCCGAAGCCTGAAGCCTGAAGCCTGAAATCTGAAGTCTGCTGGCAGAATCTGAATCTGTAACGACCAAAATGCGCTGCGGAGGTTGCGATGAAAACCATGCTGTGCCTGCTGTTGCTGTTCTGTACACCGCCGCTGCTGGCCAGCGACTGGCTGCGCTGGCATAACGTCGGGCGGGCTACGCTGAGCTGGGGGCCGTTTACTCTGTACGACTCGCAGCTGCTGACGCCCGACGGACGCTGGCAGCCGCAGCGCTGGCCGCTGGCGCTGGTGATCACCTACCGTCGCGATATCACCCGTCAGTCGCTGCTGGAGGCAACCCAGGAGCAGTGGCAGGCGCAGCAGATCGGCAGCGCGCCGCAGCGCCAGCGCTGGCTGCAGCAGCTGAGCACGCTGTGGCCGGACGTCAGCAACGGCGATCGGCTGGCGTTCCAGGCGGACGAGCGCGGCGGACAGTTCTTCTGGCAGCCGGCCGGCACCCGCACGCCGATCGAACCGCTGGAGCCGCGCTTCGACGCGGCGTTCCGCGACGCTTTCCTTGCTATCTGGCTGTCAGAAAAAACCCAGTACCCTGACCTGCGTCAGCAACTTACCGGAGATCAATAATGTGGCGATCGCTGTTGTTAACCCTGTGCCTGCTGCTGTCCGGCTGCGGCACCGCGCTGGAGTCCTATCAGGCCGCCGAGCCGAAAATCGATATTTTTGCCTGGTTTAACGGTGAGTCCCGCGCCTGGGGTATGGTGCAGGACTGGCGCGGCAAGCAGATACGCCGCTTCGAGGTGACCATTCAGGGCAAAGTGCTCGGCGACACGCTGACGCTGGATGAACGTTTCGTCTATGACGACGGTGAGAAGCAGACCCGCGTCTGGCAGATCCACCGGCTGGCAGACGGCAGCTACCGCGGCACCGCCGGCGATATTATCGGCGTAGCCAGCGGACGGGCCAGCGGCAACGCCTTCAACTGGCGCTACGCCATGACGGTGAAAACCGACGGCAGCAGCTACCAGCTGAACTTCGACGACTGGATCTACCAGCAGGACGCCCGCCATCTGATGAACGTCACTTCGATGAAAAAATTCGGCGTGGAAGTGGCGCGGGTAACGCTGTTTTTTGCTAAACCCGCCAGCACGGCGCAATAAAATCGCCGTTACGGCTTAATTCTGTCCGGTGAAGGGGGTATAATTCGCCCTCCCCGGACTCAACAGGTTACATAATGAACTGGCAAAAAATTGGCGTGGTAACGATGTTTGTGCTGATGGCACTCGGTGGGATTGGTGGCGTGATGCTGACCGGCTATACGCTGATCCTCTACTCCTGATCGTCCGCCGTCGTCGGCTGCGGCCGACGTAACCGCCCCCCGCCTACCGCAGGAAGTGAACACCTCGGCGCCGATCGCAGGATCGGATGACGCACGCGTGGCTAGCGGCCAGCGAGAAAACGGCTGAACTCAGCCGGAATACGGGCAAAGGTGTGCAGAAACCACGGGGTAAAGCGCTGCGGGAAGCGTTCAATTTCTGTCGCCAGCTCGGGCAGCGAGGCGTAGCGCCAGCCGTCGGCCTCCAGCGGATTAGCCTGCGGTGTCTGGTCACTCAGCGCAAAGAACACGTGCCCGTACTCATGCTCAATCAGGCCGTTGGATAACGGCAGATTGTAGCTCAGCTCAAATACCGGTTGCAGCGTCAGCGTCAGGCCCATCTCTTCCTGCAGACGGCGCTCCGCCGCGTGCTGCGTCGGCTCCCCGGGGTACGGGTGACCACAGGTGGAGTTACTCCACAATCCCCCACAGTGATACTTGCCGCTGGCGCGCTGCTGCAACAGCAGCTGATGGCGGGAGTTAAAGACATAGACGGTGATGGCACGGTGCAACAGCCCCTTCTCATGCGCCTCCAGCTTCTCCATTTTACCGGTTGGGCGATCGTGGCGATCGACCAGGATCACTTCAATTGCGGACATGCGAACTCCTCGTGGCTAATCGGCGCTATTCTTGCATAGTCACGCCGATCCCTGCGCATAAATTCGTGCGGTGGCCACCGCCATGCGCCGATCCCGCAGCCAGAGGCTCCGCCCTACTCTTCCGTTTCCACCACCTGCTGGCGGGCGCGGAACACGTGCCCGACGCCGTACTGCAGCAGCCGCGCCACCAGCTCATCTCCGCCGCTCTCCGTCGCGGTGGCAAACGTCTGCTCCTGGCGGGTAATCGGCGCGGCCCACAGCAGATTAACCTTGTCCCCTTCGCGTTTCGGCAGCGTAAACTGCCCGGCGTCACGCCCGAGAACCGATGAGAGGATAAAGCCTTCAAAGCCGACCGGAGCCTGCGTCGAACTCACCGTGTGCCCCTCCCCCAGCCAGCTCAGCTGCGACCACGGCAGGTGGGCAATGCTGGCCAGCCCGCTGGCCATCTGCACCGCGTTATCTTCGGTCATCACCTGTGCATCAATGGCCAGTGCCAGCTCGGTGCGCCGGTGCTGTGGAGCCAGCTCCTGATAGAGGTAATCCACCCACGGCATCGGCCGGATGCCCATCCCCAGCGTCAGAAACACCCAGCAGCCCTGATGATAGTGCTGAGAGATGGCCATCGGTGGCCAGCTGCCCCGATCGATGGCGTAATATTTTAACGATTCGCCAAACTGCGCCTCGTAACACTGCAGCATCTCCTGCTGCAATGCCTCCCACGGCTGGCCGTCCTGCCAGTCCCGCCAGAACTGGCGATGCTGTTGCGCGCTGGCGTAATTAGGATTGGTGGAGGCCGAACCGAGCGGCGCGGTCAGGCGGTTCGGCCTGATGCAGCCGGCGGAGAAACTCACCTGCTCCTGCTGATACAGGCTCCAGCCAGGGATCACCGCCAGCAGCTGGCCCTGATACCACAGCGCCGCGCCGTCGTCACCCGGTTCCCACACCACCTGCAGCGCGGCCGGGTCGAGCATCGGCTCCGCCTGCAGGGTGCGGCAGTATTCGGCGCCGAGCAGCGGCGCAATGCCCTGCTGCATCGCGGCAAGATCTTCCTCCGCCGGGGCCGGCAGCAGGTTGCGCAGCCAGCAGCCGCGCACGGCAAACTGGCTACGAAATGCTTCAGCCGGCCAGATGTAGAAGTAGGCCGTCCGCGCATCCTGCTCAACGATGGCGATCAGCGTCTGCTGCTGATTGCTGACCTCAGCAAGGGTGATGGGCTGTGTCATAACGCCTCAATGATTAGTGTACGGGGTCTTCCCGGAGAATAGGGCAGAATCGCGCGTTATGCCTGCTCAGAACAAGGGTAAAAGTCTCAAAATAGCCTCAGCGCCCCATTCGCGCCATTGCCCTCTGGTACGCGCCACGACGCACCGCCCAGCGCAGCAGTGCGGCAATCAGCCGGATGCGGCCGCGGATCACCCGCCGCCGCAGCGGGCTGAAACGCAGCGAAAACCCCTGCTGCGCCCACTCAGGCAGCAGTTCGGTACCGGCCAGCAGGATCGCCTTCATCGCCGGCCGCCCCTGCCACGAGGGGGCCGGCGCGTTCATCAGCAGCGCCAGCACCTCGCGGGTGCGCGCGTCACAGCGCAGCTGCGGGCGCATGCGCTGCAGGTAGGCCGCCACCTCCGCCACGCTGGACGGCACCTGCCGCGCGCCCAGCGCTACGGCGACCAGCGCCGCTTCCGCGTAATAGCGATCCTGGTCGGCCAGGCTGAGGTGGGGATTCCTGTAGCGCAGATGGGCGGCGAGGAAGCAGCAGGTTTCCGCCACGTGCACCCACGTCAGCAGCGCCGGATCGCTGGCGGCGTAAGGCACGCCGTCGGCGTCGGTGCCGGTGATGTGCAGGTGGATCCGCTTCACGCGTTCGATCAGCGTCTGCGCATCGGCCCGGTTACCAAAGGTGGTGACGGCAATAAACTGGCTGGTGCGCCGCAGCCGCCCGAGCATATCTTCGCGGAAGGTTGAGTGGTCCCACACGCCGGCCAGCGCCAGCGGGTGCTGCATCTGCAACAGCAGCGCGGCGATACCGCCGCACAGCATTGAGGGAAAATCGCCGTGCACCTGCCAGACCGCGCTGTCCGGGCCGTAAAGGCCCGGATCGCCCGGCGGCTGCGACAGGTCAAACTCGTTCAGCGACAGGCCGTTAACGCGAAACACCTGCTGCTGAATGCGGTCTCTGAAGTTCAGCATCTCCGTCGCCTTACCCCGGTTCCTTACTGATAAGTGAACTCTGCATTCTGCGTACGCACCGAATCCAGCCCGATCATCACGTCAAATTTGCCCGGTTCCGCCACCTGCTGCATGCGGGCATTCCAGAACTTAAGCGCATTGACGTCGATCGGGAAGGTCACCGTCTGCGACTCGCCGGCCTTCAGCATGATCCGTCTGAAGCTCTTCAGCTCTTTCACCGGACGGCTGATGCTGGCGACCTGGTCGTGCAGATAGAGCTGCACCACGGTGGCACCGTCGCGCCTGCCGCTGTTGGTCACCGTCACGCTGGCGTCGATTTTGCCGTCACGCGGCAGCGTGGTGGCAGACAGCGTCACCGGGGAAACGGTAAAGGTGGTGTAGCTCAGGCCGTAACCAAACGGATAAAGCGGGCCGTTGGCCTCATCGTAGTAGTGCGAGGTGTATTTGTTCGGCTGCTCGAAGTTGTACGGACGCCCGGTGTTCAGATGGTTGTAGTAGATCGGCAGCTGGCCGACCGAACGCGGGAAGGACATCGGCAGCTTGCCGGACGGATTGTAGTCACCGAACAGCACGTCGGCGATGGCGTTACCGCCCTCGGTGCCGCTGTACCAGCTCTCCAGCAGCGCGTCGGCCTGCTGGCTCTCCCTGACCAGCGCCAGCGCGCGGCCGTTCATCAGCACCAGCACCAGCGGTTTGCCGGTGGCTTTAACGGCCGAAATCAGCTTACGCTGGCTCTCCGGCAGGGTCAGATCGCTGCGGCTGGACGCTTCGTGCGCCATACCGCGCGCCTCACCGACCGCCAGCACCACCACGTCGGCTTTTTTCGCCGTCTCCACGGCTTCGTCCAGCAGCTGCTGCGGCGTGCCGGCGTCAACGCTGACCGCCTGCTCGTAGAGGTTAAGGAAATCCTGCACGCCTTTGTTATCGGTGACGTTGGCGCCTTTGGCATACAGCAGGGTCGCTTTGCCGGCGGTGGCGTTTTTCATCCCCTGCAGCAGCGTAACCGACTGTTTCGCCACCCCGGCCGCCGACCAGCTGCCCATCATATCGATCTGGCTGTCGGCCAGCGGGCCGATCAGCGCGATGGTGCCGCTGTTTTTCAGCGGCAGCGTGTCGAGGCGGTTCTTCAGCAGCACCTGGCTTTTGCGCGCCACGTCACGGGCCTCAGCCCGGTGCAGGCGGCTTTCGGCGTTGGTGTCGGCCGGGTCATCTTTGGCCGGGCCGAGGTGGCTGTAAGCGTCGTTAAACAGCCCCATATCGTATTTGACGTTGAGCACGTGGCGCGCCGCGTCGTCGATTTCCGCTTCGGTGACCGCTCCGCGCTTCACCAGCCCCGGCAGATACTTGCTGTAGTACTCGTCGCTCATGCTCATGTTCACGCCTGACTTGATCGCCACCCGCACCGCGTCCTCCGGGTCGCTGGCCACGCCGTGTTTGATCAGCTCCTTAATCGCACCGTGATCGCTGATGGTGATGCCCTTAAAGCCCCACTGGTCGCGCAGCACGTCCTTCAGCAGCCAGCTGTCGGCGCTGGCGGGCACGCCGTTCAGCGAGTTCAGCGCGACCATCACCCCGCCGCTGCCGGCGTCCAGCGCCGCTTTATACGGCGGCAGGTAGTCCTGGAACAGCCGCTGCGGGCTCATATCCACCGTGTTGTAGTCGCGCCCGCCCTCCACCGCGCCGTAGGCGGCGAAGTGCTTGACGCTGGTCATGATCGAATAGCGATCCGCCGGGCTGTTGCCCTGCATCGCCTTCACCAGCACCCGGCCCATCTCAGAGGTCAGATACGTGTCTTCACCAAAGCCCTCCGACCCCCGGCCCCAGCGCGGTTCGCGGGTCACGTCAACCATCGGGGCCCAGGTCATATTCAGGCCGTCGTCGGCGGCTTCATACGCGGAGATCCGCCCCACTTCCGCCACCGCATCGGTGTCCCAGCTGGCGGCCAGCGCCAGCGGGATCGGGAACTGCGTGCGCTGACCGTGGATCACGTCATAGGCAAAAAACAGCGGGATCTTCAGGCGGCTGAGTTCCATCACCTGATCCTGCATCTGACGAATATCGTGCCGGGTCACGGTATTGAAAATTGCCCCCACCTGGCCATGCTGGATCATCTCGCGAATGGCCTCTTTCGGCGTCTCCGGCCCGACGCTGATCAGGCGCAGCTGGCCGATCTTCTCATCAAGGGTCATTTTCTTCAGCAGGCCGGTAACGTAAGCGTCGCGGGCTTCCGGGGTCAGCGGCTGCGCCACGGCGGCGGTTTCAGCCCGTGCAGGCTGCAGAACGAGGGTGGCAGCAAAGCTGGCCGCATAAATCCATTTCATCAGATGATTCTCTCAGGTGACCAGAAGGGTTAACTGTTGTTGTCCCAGGGGTAACAAGTTGATTCAGTGTGTCATACCTTGAGGATAGCAGCTAGTTGGCGCACTATGAATGTTGTATGAACCCCCCTCTCCGTGGCGGCGCACAGCGCCCGGCCAGCGGAGCCACCACTGAAAAGGACCGCCGATGCACACGCCCTCCCCTGCAGGAAAAGCCCTGATTGCTGAACTGAGCCGCATCGTCGGCCGCCCCCATCTGCTGAGCGAGCCGGCGCAGACCGAGCGCTACCGCAAAGGCTTCCGCTCGGGAGAGGGCGACGCGCTGGCGGTGGTATTCCCCGGCTCGCTGCTGGAGCAGTGGCGCGTGCTGCAGGCCTGCGTGGCCGCCGACGTGATTATCCTGATGCAGGCGGCCAATACCGGCCTGACCGAAGGTTCGACGCCGAACGGCAGCGACTATCCACGCCAGATCGTGATTATCAGCACCCTGCGCATGGACAAAATCCGCCTGCTGGACGAGGGCAAACAGGTGCTGGCGTTTCCCGGCAGCACCCTCTATCAGCTGGAGAAGGCGCTGAAGCCGCTGGGGCGCGAGCCGCACTCGGTGATCGGCTCCTCCTGCATCGGTGCCTCGGTGCTCGGCGGCGTCTGTAATAACTCCGGCGGCTCGCTGATCAGGCGCGGCCCGGCCTATACCGAGCTGGCGCTCTACGCGCAGATCAACGCCGACGGCAAACTGCAGCTGGTCAATCACCTCGGTATCGATCTCGGCAGCAGCGCCGAGCAGATCCTTACCCGGCTGGACGACGACACCTGGCAGCCGTCTGACGTGCGGCAGGACCCGCGCCACGCCTCCGACCCCGACTACGCCGAA
This portion of the Erwinia sp. E602 genome encodes:
- a CDS encoding cyclopropane-fatty-acyl-phospholipid synthase family protein translates to MPGTDVSLTRRTKGGKRFSASRRILFSLLQHIEGAGLLLHDPLLGRQFFGDPQAALQAEVVVSRSRVYRRVLLGGSIAAAESWMDGDWHTPDLTAVIQTLAQNMAVTDRMESRFSWLSTPLNQLLHALRRNSVRQAQRNIAAHYDLGNDFYRAFLDDAMLYSSGWYPQPEMTLEQAQQAKMRRLCDQLALGPQDHLLEIGSGWGAMAEFAAREYGCRVTTTTISREQYAWCCQRIAAAGLSDRVTVLCEDYRHLSGQFDKIVSIEMIEAVGKAYIPLFIRRCQQLLKPGGRLALQAITISEERLTSYSRGVDFIQRYIFPGGFLPAISLLQKTVNEVSDFVLTDRLEIGADYARTLQQWRQRFDSAWPQLAQGQFDERFRRMWLFYLCYCEAGFHARTIGTVQLTLQRP
- a CDS encoding DUF2878 domain-containing protein is translated as MSGRRFAGLTLAFNLFWTLAVSLRDAATIPLLLLALLAWLCSPPARRLPLLLLAALGVAIDGLWLRCGLFSFNSSATFPGWMLALWLAFACWWPLFLQRYRLTWPWLMGLGALSGPFSYYIGERLGAMQLHQQGWQVFTLLAIGWALLLPASRKLIPGT
- a CDS encoding chalcone isomerase family protein, giving the protein MKTMLCLLLLFCTPPLLASDWLRWHNVGRATLSWGPFTLYDSQLLTPDGRWQPQRWPLALVITYRRDITRQSLLEATQEQWQAQQIGSAPQRQRWLQQLSTLWPDVSNGDRLAFQADERGGQFFWQPAGTRTPIEPLEPRFDAAFRDAFLAIWLSEKTQYPDLRQQLTGDQ
- a CDS encoding DUF3833 domain-containing protein, with the translated sequence MWRSLLLTLCLLLSGCGTALESYQAAEPKIDIFAWFNGESRAWGMVQDWRGKQIRRFEVTIQGKVLGDTLTLDERFVYDDGEKQTRVWQIHRLADGSYRGTAGDIIGVASGRASGNAFNWRYAMTVKTDGSSYQLNFDDWIYQQDARHLMNVTSMKKFGVEVARVTLFFAKPASTAQ
- a CDS encoding protein YohO, which codes for MNWQKIGVVTMFVLMALGGIGGVMLTGYTLILYS
- the idi gene encoding isopentenyl-diphosphate Delta-isomerase — its product is MSAIEVILVDRHDRPTGKMEKLEAHEKGLLHRAITVYVFNSRHQLLLQQRASGKYHCGGLWSNSTCGHPYPGEPTQHAAERRLQEEMGLTLTLQPVFELSYNLPLSNGLIEHEYGHVFFALSDQTPQANPLEADGWRYASLPELATEIERFPQRFTPWFLHTFARIPAEFSRFLAGR
- a CDS encoding suppressor of fused domain protein, with protein sequence MTQPITLAEVSNQQQTLIAIVEQDARTAYFYIWPAEAFRSQFAVRGCWLRNLLPAPAEEDLAAMQQGIAPLLGAEYCRTLQAEPMLDPAALQVVWEPGDDGAALWYQGQLLAVIPGWSLYQQEQVSFSAGCIRPNRLTAPLGSASTNPNYASAQQHRQFWRDWQDGQPWEALQQEMLQCYEAQFGESLKYYAIDRGSWPPMAISQHYHQGCWVFLTLGMGIRPMPWVDYLYQELAPQHRRTELALAIDAQVMTEDNAVQMASGLASIAHLPWSQLSWLGEGHTVSSTQAPVGFEGFILSSVLGRDAGQFTLPKREGDKVNLLWAAPITRQEQTFATATESGGDELVARLLQYGVGHVFRARQQVVETEE
- a CDS encoding oxygenase MpaB family protein, with amino-acid sequence MLNFRDRIQQQVFRVNGLSLNEFDLSQPPGDPGLYGPDSAVWQVHGDFPSMLCGGIAALLLQMQHPLALAGVWDHSTFREDMLGRLRRTSQFIAVTTFGNRADAQTLIERVKRIHLHITGTDADGVPYAASDPALLTWVHVAETCCFLAAHLRYRNPHLSLADQDRYYAEAALVAVALGARQVPSSVAEVAAYLQRMRPQLRCDARTREVLALLMNAPAPSWQGRPAMKAILLAGTELLPEWAQQGFSLRFSPLRRRVIRGRIRLIAALLRWAVRRGAYQRAMARMGR
- the bglX gene encoding beta-glucosidase BglX — protein: MKWIYAASFAATLVLQPARAETAAVAQPLTPEARDAYVTGLLKKMTLDEKIGQLRLISVGPETPKEAIREMIQHGQVGAIFNTVTRHDIRQMQDQVMELSRLKIPLFFAYDVIHGQRTQFPIPLALAASWDTDAVAEVGRISAYEAADDGLNMTWAPMVDVTREPRWGRGSEGFGEDTYLTSEMGRVLVKAMQGNSPADRYSIMTSVKHFAAYGAVEGGRDYNTVDMSPQRLFQDYLPPYKAALDAGSGGVMVALNSLNGVPASADSWLLKDVLRDQWGFKGITISDHGAIKELIKHGVASDPEDAVRVAIKSGVNMSMSDEYYSKYLPGLVKRGAVTEAEIDDAARHVLNVKYDMGLFNDAYSHLGPAKDDPADTNAESRLHRAEARDVARKSQVLLKNRLDTLPLKNSGTIALIGPLADSQIDMMGSWSAAGVAKQSVTLLQGMKNATAGKATLLYAKGANVTDNKGVQDFLNLYEQAVSVDAGTPQQLLDEAVETAKKADVVVLAVGEARGMAHEASSRSDLTLPESQRKLISAVKATGKPLVLVLMNGRALALVRESQQADALLESWYSGTEGGNAIADVLFGDYNPSGKLPMSFPRSVGQLPIYYNHLNTGRPYNFEQPNKYTSHYYDEANGPLYPFGYGLSYTTFTVSPVTLSATTLPRDGKIDASVTVTNSGRRDGATVVQLYLHDQVASISRPVKELKSFRRIMLKAGESQTVTFPIDVNALKFWNARMQQVAEPGKFDVMIGLDSVRTQNAEFTYQ